One Archangium violaceum genomic window, TCCGTGGGCAACCTGGTAAAGAAAGCCTCTCCCTGGTCGCCACGGTACGCAGCAGCCCCCATGGGGACCCCTGTGGCGCACGCTGTCACCAGCATCAGCGCCGCCAGGGCCAACGCCCCCACGCGCAAGGGTCGCCGTGTGCAGACGGGGCGAGTATCGACAGAATGGACGGACATTGCCGCACCTCTCCGGGCGGGCCGCCCGAGTTGGAAGCAAAGCCCGCCGATTACAGAGAGTGGCTGGCAGCCGGGTCAAGCCGTGCCCCTTCGTGTAGACCCTCACCCCGGCCCTCTCCCAGAGGGAGAGGGTGATGCGGCTCAATAGGTCAAGCCGTACTTCGCCGCCTTCTCCTTCACGCCCTTCATCACGTTCGCGTCGAAAGAGTCCTCCTTCTCCGCCACGTTCTTCGCGCGCCAGCTGTCACGCTCCGCCGCCAGCTTCGCCGCCTTCTCCTCCAGCGCCTTCCGCTCGTCCGCCAGCTGCTTCACCTTCGTCTCCCGCGCCTTCGCGTCCAGCCCCCTCAGTTCCGCCGGCAGCTCGTCGTCCTTCACGCTCGCCAACGCCTCCGGCTGTGACGCCAGGTCCACCGCCCCGCCCACCGCCACCGGCGCGCTGCTCACCGACGCCGCCTTGGCTGGCGCGCTCCCCGCCCCTCGCGTCGTCTTCAGGAACTGGATGCGCTCGGCCGCCGCCTCCGGTGCCAGCTCCGCCATCTGCTCCGCCCTCGCCCGGTTCGCCACCTGCGCCTCCTTCTTCCCCGCGTACAGCGTCTTGCGCGCCAGCTCCGCGTTCACCTTCGCCAGCTCCGCGTCATACGGCGTCGCCACCGCCACCATCCCGCCCGACTGCTCCAGCGACTCGTACCGCCCGTCCGTCATCTTCGCCGCGAGCTTCCAGTGCGTCTCCGTCTCCGGATCCCCGCCGCAGCGCACCGTGTTCACCACGATGTGCTTCTCCGCCGCCCGCTTCACCCAGTGGTTGAAGTTCCAGTCGTCCCTGCGCTGCGCCGGCGGCGCGTCCCCCACCAGGAAGATGAGCTTCATCGTCTCCCGGCTCTCGTCCCACGACAGTTTCGACACCGCCTCGCCCAATCCCCGCCCCACGTGCTCCGGCGTGTCTCCACCTCCGTCCGCCCGCAGCTGGCGCAGGTTCGTGAAGAGGCCGTCCAGGTCCTCCGTGAGCTCGTACCGCCGCGTCACGTACTCGTCCCCCACGTCCCGGTACGCCACCAACCCCACCCTCACCCGCGGCGTGGGCTTGCCCTGCGCAATCCTCGACGCGATGGAGAAGATCTTCTGCTTCGCCCCCTCGATGAGCCCTCCCATCGAGCCCGTCGTGTCCAGGACGAAGACCACGTCGATCCTCGGCCGGGCCTGCTGCTGCTGGGACCGCGGCGCCTGCTTCTGTGGAACCTGGGCAACCGGCGCCCCCTGGGGCTGGGCCTGGGGTTTCGCGGACATGGGAGGGGTCTCGGCGAGGGCCAGGGGGGACGCGAGCGTGACGAGGGCGAGCGCGGCCCCGAACATGGGGCGCGAGAAGGGCTTCAGGGTCATGGAAAGGGCTCCGGGGAGAGGTAAATCCGAGTCGAAATTCCAGCGTGCGCTCGGTGGTGTAACGGACGAGCCGCCATCCGGGTCTATCGTCCCCGGTTGCACCCGCTCCGTCCGGGCGCTACGCCTGTGCCCACCCGTGCGCGTCTTCCACTGTGACCAGTACGTCGTCCCGCTCCCCCCCGGGCACCGATTCCCCATGGAGAAGTACCGGCTCCTGCGCGAGCTGCTCCTGGAGCGCGGGGTCATCCCCCCTGAGTGGCTCCGGGCCTCCGTCCCCATCTCGCGCGAGGACCTGGAGCGCGTCCACACCCCGCGCTACCTCGACGCGCTCTGGACGGGAACCCTCACCGAGGCGGAAGCGCGCAGGTTGGGCTTTCCCTGGTCCGAGGATCTGCTCGTGCGCTCCCGCGCCTCCGTGGGGGGCACCGTGGGCGCCGCCCGGGCCGCCCTCGAGGACGGCATCGCCGGCAACCTCGCCGGAGGCACCCACCACTCCTTCCCGGACCACGGCGAGGGCTACTGCGTCTTCAACGACATCGCCGTCGCCATCCGCGTCCTCCAGGCCGAGCGCCGCATCCACCGCGCCGTGGTGGTGGACCTCGACGTGCACCAGGGCAACGGCACCGCCGCGGTCTTCGAGGGCGACGACTCCGTCTTCTCCTTCTCCATCCACGGCGAGCACAACTTCCCCTTCCGC contains:
- a CDS encoding vWA domain-containing protein; amino-acid sequence: MTLKPFSRPMFGAALALVTLASPLALAETPPMSAKPQAQPQGAPVAQVPQKQAPRSQQQQARPRIDVVFVLDTTGSMGGLIEGAKQKIFSIASRIAQGKPTPRVRVGLVAYRDVGDEYVTRRYELTEDLDGLFTNLRQLRADGGGDTPEHVGRGLGEAVSKLSWDESRETMKLIFLVGDAPPAQRRDDWNFNHWVKRAAEKHIVVNTVRCGGDPETETHWKLAAKMTDGRYESLEQSGGMVAVATPYDAELAKVNAELARKTLYAGKKEAQVANRARAEQMAELAPEAAAERIQFLKTTRGAGSAPAKAASVSSAPVAVGGAVDLASQPEALASVKDDELPAELRGLDAKARETKVKQLADERKALEEKAAKLAAERDSWRAKNVAEKEDSFDANVMKGVKEKAAKYGLTY
- a CDS encoding histone deacetylase family protein, whose product is MEKYRLLRELLLERGVIPPEWLRASVPISREDLERVHTPRYLDALWTGTLTEAEARRLGFPWSEDLLVRSRASVGGTVGAARAALEDGIAGNLAGGTHHSFPDHGEGYCVFNDIAVAIRVLQAERRIHRAVVVDLDVHQGNGTAAVFEGDDSVFSFSIHGEHNFPFRKQRSSRDVGLPDGVDDRAYLDVLAMHLPEVLEASGADILFYQAGVDPLAEDALGRLSLTHVGMRERDRLVLEAAWHRGIPLVLTLGGGYAKPITATLEAHVGTYETALSVFR